TACGGATCCGCGTTCGACCCGGTCACCGGGCGCTTCGTGCTGCTGCTGGAGGACCTGGCCGTATACGACTGCGAATTCCCCGACACGCTGCATCCCATCAGCACCGACCGGGCGAGCCTGGTCGTCGAACTGCTGGCCCGGCTGCACGGAAAGTTCTGGGGCCGAATCCCCGACTGGCTGTACTCGGCGTCCGCCGACAGCGCCTCCCTGCTGACGGGACCACTGCTCAAGACGTCGGCGCGCCGCATCGCCGAACGCACCGACATCCCCGTCGACAGGGGCCGGTTCATCGACGAGAACTACCGCGCCGTGGCGACGCTCATCGACACGCCGCCGCACACGGTCATGCACGGCGACGCGCACCCGGGGAACGTCTACTTCCGCGACGGCTCGGCCGGCCTGTTGGACTGGCAGGCCGTGCGGCGCGGTCATCCGAGCCGCGAACTGGCATACACCCTGGTCACGAGCATGACGACCGAGGACAGACAGCGCAGTGAGCGCGACATCCTCGACGAGTACCGCCGTGCGCTCGCGGCCGCGGGCGGGCCGGACCTGGATCGCGACGAACTGTGGACGCGCTACCGGCAGGGCGCGTTGTACGCGTACGTCGCCGCCCTGATCACGGCGGGAATGGGCGGCATGCAAGACGATGGCATCGCGTTAGAAGGTTTACGTCGCGCCGTTGCGGCACTGGAGGACCTCGACACGGTCGCTGTCCTCAGGAAGTCCCTGTAACTGACGAACTACCATCATGGAACCCAAGCGATTGAGGCGACAGACGTGAACGAACCGCTGCGTGATGCAACCGGCGCCGTCGAGGACACCTCGACCAGACACCGGATCCTCGTCGCGACCGCCGAAGTGCTCGCCCGCAGCGGACAGACCAAGCTCAGCCTCTCGGAGGTCGCGCTTCAGGCCGGGGTCTCACGGCCCACGCTGTACCGCTGGTTCGCGTCGAAGCAGGAATTGCTCGATGCGTTCGGGGTGCACGAGCGCGAGATGTTCGATAACGGCATCAGCAAGGCGACGGCGGGCCTGC
The nucleotide sequence above comes from Mycolicibacterium moriokaense. Encoded proteins:
- a CDS encoding phosphotransferase — translated: MNRVAPAVGLAAHIGRGVQRIVTDAAIGRVRSLPRTIGELDATYLSQLMGRMVTSTSVISGDAGTSSRARLALTGEGVPDSVFVKMSAETVATRLMGEMGRLAATETRFYRELSPHLDGLPASYGSAFDPVTGRFVLLLEDLAVYDCEFPDTLHPISTDRASLVVELLARLHGKFWGRIPDWLYSASADSASLLTGPLLKTSARRIAERTDIPVDRGRFIDENYRAVATLIDTPPHTVMHGDAHPGNVYFRDGSAGLLDWQAVRRGHPSRELAYTLVTSMTTEDRQRSERDILDEYRRALAAAGGPDLDRDELWTRYRQGALYAYVAALITAGMGGMQDDGIALEGLRRAVAALEDLDTVAVLRKSL